The Flavobacterium sp. HJ-32-4 genome contains a region encoding:
- the dnaA gene encoding chromosomal replication initiator protein DnaA gives MEKTAQSVWENCLLFIKDNIQEQAYKTWFEPIKSVELTDNALYIQVPSKFFYEWLEEHYVKLLKVALTKELGKSAKLLYKIKMENTYGNKQPFTEQLPSAHRPPVKAQEVDAPFRNLNPEVKNPFVIPGIRNLKIESQLNANYSFENFLEGDSNRLARSAGMAVANKPGGTSFNPLLIFGGVGLGKTHLAHAIGVEIKDKYPEKTVLYISAEVFTQQYIDSVKKNNRNDFIHFYQLIDVLIIDDVQFLSGKTGTQDVFFHIFNYLHQNGKQVILTSDKAPVDMQDIEQRLLSRFKWGLSAELHQPDYETRISILKNILYRDGVDMPDEIVEYVARNIKTNVRELEGAIISLIAQSSFNKKEVTLDLAKTVVEKFVKNVKREISIEYIQKVVSDYFQLDIDTLQSKTRKRHVVQARQLAMFFAKKFTKASLANIGSQIGDRDHATVLHACKTVDNLVSTDKQFKKFVDDIHKKLSL, from the coding sequence ATGGAGAAAACTGCTCAATCGGTATGGGAAAACTGTCTTCTTTTCATAAAGGACAATATCCAGGAACAGGCCTACAAAACCTGGTTCGAGCCCATCAAATCGGTTGAGCTGACTGACAATGCATTATACATCCAGGTTCCGAGCAAATTCTTTTACGAATGGCTGGAGGAACACTATGTAAAATTGCTCAAGGTCGCGCTTACCAAAGAACTCGGGAAAAGCGCGAAGTTACTCTATAAAATCAAGATGGAAAACACCTACGGCAACAAACAGCCCTTCACCGAGCAGTTGCCGTCGGCCCACCGTCCACCCGTTAAAGCCCAGGAGGTCGATGCCCCGTTCCGTAACCTCAACCCAGAGGTCAAGAACCCTTTCGTCATCCCAGGCATCCGAAACCTGAAAATCGAATCGCAACTCAACGCCAATTACAGCTTTGAGAACTTCCTCGAAGGCGACTCAAATCGATTGGCGCGTTCCGCCGGTATGGCCGTCGCTAACAAACCGGGCGGCACCTCTTTCAACCCACTGCTGATCTTCGGCGGTGTCGGACTCGGAAAGACGCACCTCGCGCACGCGATCGGCGTCGAAATCAAAGACAAATACCCGGAGAAGACCGTCCTCTACATTTCAGCGGAAGTCTTCACCCAGCAATACATCGATTCGGTTAAGAAAAACAACCGTAACGATTTCATCCACTTTTACCAGCTTATCGACGTCCTGATCATCGATGACGTACAATTCCTGTCGGGCAAAACCGGCACACAGGATGTGTTTTTCCACATCTTCAACTACCTGCACCAGAATGGCAAACAGGTCATCCTGACGTCTGACAAAGCACCCGTCGACATGCAGGACATCGAACAACGCCTGCTGTCGCGTTTCAAATGGGGACTCTCCGCCGAGTTGCACCAACCCGACTATGAGACCCGGATTTCCATCCTGAAGAACATCCTCTACCGTGACGGCGTCGACATGCCCGATGAAATCGTCGAATATGTAGCACGCAACATCAAAACCAACGTGCGCGAACTCGAAGGAGCCATTATCTCCCTCATCGCGCAATCGTCGTTCAATAAAAAGGAAGTCACGCTCGACCTCGCCAAAACGGTGGTCGAAAAGTTTGTCAAGAACGTCAAACGCGAGATTTCAATCGAGTATATCCAGAAGGTCGTATCCGACTACTTCCAACTCGATATCGACACCTTGCAGTCGAAAACCCGCAAGCGCCACGTCGTGCAGGCACGCCAACTCGCCATGTTCTTCGCCAAGAAGTTCACCAAAGCGTCACTCGCCAACATCGGATCGCAAATCGGTGACCGCGACCACGCGACAGTGCTGCACGCCTGTAAAACGGTCGATAACCTCGTCTCTACCGACAAACAATTCAAGAAGTTTGTCGATGACATCCACAAGAAACTGTCGCTCTAA